A window of Glycine soja cultivar W05 chromosome 2, ASM419377v2, whole genome shotgun sequence genomic DNA:
CATTCTTTTCTTCAAAGCCTCACAGCACTAATCTCCCTCCCACCAAGTTTCACACTTTCCCCTCAAAACCCATCTCTCTCACCTTTCGCAGTACGTATACTCCTTGTTTCGCAAATGCTTCTCCTTCTCTTCCTCAAGACCCGGACCCGGGAACCGACTCCGACCCTGACCCGACCCGAGACCGCCGGAGAATCGTTCGGGTCGCCTGGGAGAAGATCGTACGCTGGTCCAGGTCTTGGCGCTCCAAGGCCAACACCGACGTCCTCCAACGCACAAATAAGGTCACActttatttcaaattataattataattttaaaaaaagaagaaaatttcacaCTCACTTTTTTGGTGTAACGTATATATTTCTTTAGAAACAATCCAGTTCGTCAAGGAAGTCTAACTCAGGTAGTTAAACACTGTGCGTTCATGACAGTGTGTTCGATTGccacagataaaaaaaatcctgtTAGGAGACACTGTCGGTTAGAGTCATTATAATTATAGCTatagttaaatttgaaaaaatagtgaaaatatGAATCTTTGTAATGTGACATGGTGTTTATGAATTTTGATATAATGTTGAtagtgtttggttggtttctttttttgtgtgttgtgTGGTACACTACTGAtagattctttttttctttctttttttttggttgagaAAAGGTGGTTGTACTTGGAGGAGGGTCATTTGGGACGGCAATGGCTGCCCATGTGGCAAATAGGAAGGCTGAGTTAGAGGTGATCATGCTTGTTCGGGACCCTCAAGTTTGCTTGTCTATCAATGAGAGGCACTGTAATTGGTAAGTGCTAACCATTTTGTCTCTATGCTCATAATCTGCAACATGTGAGTTGTGAATTTGATCGTCTAATTTCGTTTTTGCTTTATGTTTTAGGTGActgttttgtgttttttgttgGACAGTAAGTACTTCCCGGATCATAGGCTGCCGGAAAATGTAGTTGCAACAATGGATGCCAAGTCTGCTTTGCTTGGTGCTGATTACTGCCTCCATGCAGTGCCTGTTCAGGTCATTGAATTCGTTGTTTATGTTTTACTTCAATCATTCAGTATTAGTAGTAGTAGTAAGTACTAAGTAGGTtctatttgaataaatttctctaaaatatttatagaagaaaataagaaagaaaatgaatcaaacttctttcataagttaaaaatcaacttatgttGGCCCTGTTTGAATAACCTTCTCTATAAGTGcttatagaagaaaataaaattaaaaaaacaaaatgaatcaaGCTTCTttgataagttaaaatcaacttatgtcTCTCGGTTTCTGGAGCTAGATGAAAgagtttttataaaagttaaactgcatgagttgattttaacttatgggaGAAGTTTAATGCATTTTACCATGTTATTTTGTTCTCTTATAAGTGTTTATGGGAGAAGTTTATTCTAGAAAGGCCATAAGCCCGTAATAGTAGTAGTGGTAGTAATAATTGATGCTTCACTAAGTTTGACTCTTTGcagtcaaataaaaaacatatgatGAATCCAGGCTTCTGACATTTGTGAAAGATGTGATTGTCTGAAATCTGGATCTTTGTTTCTGTCATTGCAGTTCAGCGCATCTTTTCTCGAGAGTGTTGCCGAGTATGTTGATCCAGGGTTGCCATTCATATCTCTCAGTAAAGGCCTAGAGTTGAATACTCTGaggatgatggctcaaattatTCCTCATGCACTACGGAATCCTCGCCAGCCTTTTGTTGCACTATCAGGGCCTTCTTTTGCTCTGGAATTGATGGATAAGCTACCCACAGGTGACAATGATGTTGCTACATGCACGCGTGGTTTTTGTTCCATTAAATATATCTATGATGAAAGTTAGTCAATTTTGTCTTTTGGTTCCATTTTCTAATAACAGCAATGGTGGTGGCatcaaaagacaaaaaattgGCTAATACTGTTCAGCAACTACTTGCTTCAAGTCATTTAAGAATCAGCACATCAAGGTAGATGACCATCTGTGGATTCATACATGAAATTGAATTTCATATGTAAACGATTTGCTTGCATTTCTGTCTGGATTTCTATTCACCCTTCTGAACTAGTGTGTCTTTCTGGCTAGCTTACTCCTTCtcacttatttttattgtacCCTGGCTTCTGTTTCTGTTTTATGTATGGTATGTTGAATGTGTACAGATATTGATGCAGATGTTCAGCTTGTAATCTCTGATAACTCCAGTGATGTTACAGGAGTTGAAATAGCAGGTGCACTCAAGAACGTGCTTGCAATAGCAGCTGGGATAGTAGAAGGTATGAATCTTGGTAACAACTCAATGGCTGCTCTTGTCTCGCAAGGCTGTTCAGAGATACGGTGGCTTGCAACAAAGGTAATTGAACTCTTAAATCAATTGTTAGAATTCTTTGCAATGCTAGACACTGTCCCCTTCCTTTTCCTATTCTGAGTAATCATTCCATTGAGGACTAAATCAGTTTCCTCTTGAATGGCTGTCTACTATCAACAATCTGACTAACTGTAGGTGCTATGCTGTATGCAAAATCTAATTTGCAGAATGCATAGAATATTCATATAATGACTAACACAATATGAAGAATAGAGTTCTGATGCTTTATAGCTATTTCAATGGTTGGAGGTcttggttttgatgatgctgtatatgtttattttactttaatacATAATAGTAGACACCCTCTATTGGTGTACACATGCACATTCACTTTCTATTAGTGGCTCCATTTAACATATAAAGTGTATTCTGCCTATCTTGTTTCTCTTTCCCCCAATTATCTTTTGAAGATGGGTGCAAAGCCGACTACTATAACAGGGCTGTCAGGAACTGGAGACATAATGCTTACATGTTTCGTGAATCTTTCAAGAAACAGAACAGTTGGTGTGCGACTAGGATCAGGCGAGAAGCTTGAGAACATACTTAGTTCCATGAATCAGGTATCTAAAAAGTTTCCAAGTGTGCCTGATCATTCCTGAAATTCTCGCAAGTGGCAGAGTTACTGAAGTGTTTATACCTTCTGTGCAGGTAGCAGAAGGTGTCTCCACCGCCGGGGCTGTGATTGCTTTGGCGCAGAAATATAATGTAAAGCTGCCAGTCTTGACAGCAGTTGCTCGTATTATCGACAATGAACTTACCCCTAAGAAAGCTGTTTTTGAGTTAATGAGCCTCCCTCAGGTTATTCTGACCCTCCTAAGAACTATATTGGTGTTATATCGAGTTTATGAATTTGATTGATGACAATTTCTCATGATAGGTTGAAGAAGTATGAAACCTACCAGCACATCCCTTATTTACTAGCTGCTTTTTAACTGCTGCTTGTAAGACATTCGGGTACTCTATTCTTTTCACCATTGTGCTTATAGTGCTGAAGGCTTGGTGAGCAAAATTTTGCACAGTTGGGGTTGCCCCATACAGTTAATAGAATTTGAAAAATGTGTAGATTCTAGGCAAATGCATAATCTCACGTCAATATAAACTTCTTTACCTGGAGTCACAAATGTACATCATTCTAATGAATGCCATTTGTTTGTGCAAATACCTGGCATCTGTGCTCTTTAATATGAATGTTTTGGTTTATATGAGAACTAATGACGTTAAAAAATCTAGCATCGTTGCCAAAGTTGGTGATTTTTTCTTGACTTTACATGAAGGGAAGCTATTCTCTAATCTAAACTTTGTATGTAGCAAAAACATATATACTTGTATCATCTATATTATGAGCGATATCTGCATAACATTCGATAATTCAATAATTTCTCCAACCGGTAGACTATCTTATTGGTAGCTTTATGCttcaacacattttttttaacatattagaaattttttttgggGTCTTATTTCTTATTGAGTTCTATTAGTGATTTTgcagtttttaataaattttaatgaattataaAGAATGTATAAAGAGTGTGTTGTTGATAGATAGCAATTGTCTATATACTTCAAATAACCTAAAGATTACTGCTAAAgctataaatgactaaagaaaaTAGGTAAAACTCAAATATTAGATTCATTGATGATAATAGGTTTTTTTTGGCTGAATCATTGATGATAATAGGTGAACATGAGTATACTTATGTAGTCTTTAAAAATGTCAATCAATgcataataattatcataatattcaaacacaaataaaataaaattataatttataaattacatatttaattctATCCTATATATTTCTTAGACCATTTAATTTTGGACCTAGAGCACATCTTATTGCTAATTGTTTTTTGCTTTTCACATGCCAATGATAAAAGAAACTTCTCTCTTTTTTGAATTCTATACAGTATACACTATTTTGTCGCAATGATTATTCAAGCGGCCAAGTCCATGGTTCTGTTCAAAATGTTGTGGATAGACATCgttgaataatatttgattgACAATGACCGACTTTTAAATTATAGCACTTGCAGCAATACAAatcttttctaatttaaaatactaacattttaaaatattttgtagacAAAGTTTATATGATTGAGATTGAGATTGGTTGAATAATATTCTGTTACTATTTTGTAGACAAAAAtagtaaaacaaaaatagtaACAAAATTTGTCATCAATGCATTAATTTCTTGTATGAGTTACTAATAGTTAAGGATTAAGGGGGTATATTTGCCTTGCTCCTTATGTAACTAGTTATGAGTATATAACATTGCCTTGTTCACTGGGTAACCACTTTACACAATACATTAGACCTTATCCTTGTGTCCACTGCAATATTAGAATTAATTGTAGATTGGTTTACAGTACACTTCATTCCTACACGATTATTGGCATGCAGCGGAAAGAGATAGGACTCAAAAGCagaaaagaattttccaaggtcTTTCTTAGTATTGGGCAACAAGGTCACATGGATATTTCCAGTTGATTACCTTACTggttaactatatatatatatatataacaagtgAGACTATGATGTATTGATGGGTTGGACTCTTACTTGGTGTCCAAAGttccaaacaaattaaaattattatcctATTACATAATTTTGTGAGGCACACATTTGAGAAATCTTAGCCATCAAATTAATAGAGGAAACTCTGCATTTCTTTGCTCCCCATTTTGAATTGAGGTAACAatcatatacaatcaaggtTCCTCTGAATCAAGATTGTGGACATGGATTAATGGTCCTtccaagatatatatatatatatatatatatatatatatatatatatatatatatatatatatttgttttttttattaatttgtgttaTATAAACATGTCATATATGTTATTGTCATAAGTGAAATTGGATCCCTTAAGTTTGATACCAAAAgtcttgtaaataaaaaaatataattaagaaaataaatttcattaaaaatgactAATCAAATGTTTGGACAGATATGTTAATTATCGATGTAGTTAATATTTCAGACCAACTACACAaagacaacaaaaatataaatacatatcattgtaattttataaaatgagactATGATGAATTGATGGGTTGGACTCTTGGTGTCCAAAGTcccaaacaaaattattatcctATTACATAATTTTGTGAGACACATTGTATGAGAAATCTTAGCCATCAATTTAATAGAGGGAAACTCTCCTTCATTTCTTTGCTCCCCATTTTGAATTGAGGTAACAGTCATATAGAATCAAGGTTCCTCTTAATCAAGATTGTGGACATGGATTAATTGTCGATCCTTCCAagatatacacatatatattttaaattgttttttgtttaatttgtgcaATATAGACATGTCATAATTAATTGCACATATCGTATCAACATATTATTGTTATAAGTGAAATTGGATCCCTTAAGTTTGATATAaagtttaagttaaaaaaatataattaagaaaataaattttattaaaagtgaTTAGTCATATATCTAGACAGATATATTAATTATCGATGTAGTTAATATTTTACACCAATTACACAAAGTAAACAAAAATGATACATATATATCATTGTAACTTATAAAATTCGTCATTGATCACATTAATTGGTTGAAGAAGAGAAGAACAAatattacaacaacaacaacaacgccttatcccactaggtggggtcggctacatggatcaacttccgccataatgttctatcaagtaccatacttctatccaaatcattaaattcgagatcctttttgataacctctcttatagtctttttgggtcttcctctgcctcgaatagtttgtcttctctccatctggtctactctcctcactacagagtctaccggtcttctctctacatgtccaaaccacctaagtctattttccaccatcttctctacaataggcgctactccaaccctctctctaatagcttcgtttctgattttatcctgtcgagtcttaccacacatccaccgcaacatcctcatctccgctacacctactttattctcatgttggctcttgaccgcccaacattctgttccgtacaaaatcgccgatcttaccgcagtccgataaaactttccctttagcttgatcggtacctttgcatcacataacacccccgatgcttttctccatttcatccatcctgcttgaatgcgatgattcacatccccttcaatttccccatcattctgtattacagacccaagatatttaaaccgtgtgacttgagggataatatggtctcctattttcacctctgagttagaaaccctcattcttttgttgaacttacattccatatactccgatttgcttctgcttaggcgaaagccatgtgtttctagagctcgtctccaagtttccaacctctcattcaactcctccctcgactctccaaggaggactatgtcatctgcaaaaagcatgcatctcggcgctatctcttggatttgttccgtgaggacatccagaattaaggtaaaaaggtaggggctaagggttgacccttgatgtaaaccaattgtgatgggaaaatcgtctgactctccaccctgtgtcttaacactagtcgataccctatcatacatatcttggatagctcgaatatatgcaaccctaacccctttcttctctagagctttccacaaaatctctctaggcactctatcatacgctttctccaagtcaataaaaatcaagtgcaagtcttgttgggccatgcgatattgctccatcacccgccgtaataaataaatcgcttccatggtcgaccttcccggcatgaaaccaaattgattctcagtaacttgagtctcctttcttaatctccgttcgatcactctttcccataatttcatggtatgactcatgagcttgattcccctataatttgcacaattttgtatatcccccttgttcttatagattggcactaacgtgcttctcctccattcctccggcatgcgttttgacctcataatttcgttaaagagttcggtgagccactcaagacctctatctccaagagttttccacacttcaataggtatgttgtctggccccaccgccttaccattactcattcttttcaacgcttcctttacttcctgtttctgaatccgacggtAGTACTTATAGTttcggtcctcttctcttgtgtctagactgctaaagtcatatccatatccatcattaaataagttgtggaaatacaccttccacctttccttgatatctttttcatgcactaagacttttccttcttcatccttaacacactttacttgatccaaatctctagtcttcctctctctacccttagcaagcctatatatagatctttctccgtccctggttcctagagcttggtatagtccgtcaaaagcttgggctcttgcctcactcaccgcctttttggtttcatttctagctatcttatacttatcccaagtttcagaatttctacacctagaccactccttgaaacactccttttttactctaactttgctctgaacattttcattccaccaccacgattctttacccctaggtccaaaacctctagattcacccaacgtctctttagccactttaataatctcttgggacatcttgttccacatatcatttgcacttccttgtgattgtccacaccaaccctcccatatcttttgttggaagattccttgtttctcacccttcaagtgccaccatttgatccttggtgctaccataggacttcttctctttgccctatctctaattcttacatccataaccaaaactctatgttgggtagtcaagctctctcccgggataactttacagttcaagcaatacttcctatcagacttcctgataaggaagaaatctatctgagaacatgtccctccacttttgtaagtgataagatgttcctctcttttcttaaaccatgtattggctatagaaagatccaaagcctccgaaaactccaagatgaatttaccctccccattcatctcccctaggccaaaactcccatgcaccccctcaaaacctctagccacgctacctacatgtccattgagatcccctcctaggaaaactttctctccttggggtatatcctgaagtaccccttctagatcctcccaaaattttaccttaaagtgttctgctaacccaacctgaggtgtgtacccactaataacattaaaggtgtcctgtcccactaccaataagagaagaacaaatattgttttattttattttattttttatctcatgACGTTACAATCGCCAGTATCATGTAATTGAGAAAAATGAGATGACAAGAATCTCCCCACCAACAACAAAGCTTAATTAGGAAATCAATCAAAAGTGTTAAGACAACTGACTTTCGTCAAAGTGGAAGTCAGTGCCAAAATGAACAGATGGCACCTTAAAATTTATGACGTCCGGATCCAGACGTTGAGAGTCAGTACATGAATACACATTATCTGCATTATTGTTATCATCAGATTCCATCTTTAAGGGCATAATGGTTGGCTTGAATGGTTGAAAATCCTTCAAATCTGACCATAAGTTAGGATCCAAGTACTTGTGATCTGCAACATCACTAGGTGTGTCCTTTTTGAGAAATTCTTGTTTTATAGTTATGCTTGGTGAGCTAATGTGGTGATCTTGTACATTTGGTACCTTGGAGTCATGATGATCAAAATTCAGAAGATATGATTCCCATGCAGTAGAACTAGAACCTATGGCTGAAAGTGTTGTAGCCCATTGCATGTGTGAACTCCAATGTACGTAGTTTGGTAATATTCGGATTCTCTTGATCCACCTGCACCTGCTTGGTTGCTCGGCAACCTTGATCATACTTGTGACTGCACTCGAAAAGTAACTCCTACAAATTATTATTAGCAAGAAATGAGTTAGATGAGTAATCTTGTAAGGGAAATTGGTTTGGTAGAATGTGAACGATATGATGAGTCTAGATTAATTATAGGTTAATTTGTAATCATATATGTTTACTTGttcatttagaaaaatataaatgtatcaTCAATTATATAGTAAAATCGTCAGCATTGTCTTATAGTTTATGTTAATAGGAAGTTTGTAAAGTAACTACCAAGCTGTTTAAAGAGAAGTTTTCGTACTAAAGTCTTATCATACTTGTATGCGACCAACTAAAACGATAGTTGATGTTAAGCTTTTAAGGGACAATaagaaagtaaaagtaaaatataaatgcTATA
This region includes:
- the LOC114395910 gene encoding glycerol-3-phosphate dehydrogenase [NAD(+)] 2, chloroplastic-like, with product MAALSEAPFFSSKPHSTNLPPTKFHTFPSKPISLTFRSTYTPCFANASPSLPQDPDPGTDSDPDPTRDRRRIVRVAWEKIVRWSRSWRSKANTDVLQRTNKVVVLGGGSFGTAMAAHVANRKAELEVIMLVRDPQVCLSINERHCNCKYFPDHRLPENVVATMDAKSALLGADYCLHAVPVQFSASFLESVAEYVDPGLPFISLSKGLELNTLRMMAQIIPHALRNPRQPFVALSGPSFALELMDKLPTAMVVASKDKKLANTVQQLLASSHLRISTSSDVTGVEIAGALKNVLAIAAGIVEGMNLGNNSMAALVSQGCSEIRWLATKMGAKPTTITGLSGTGDIMLTCFVNLSRNRTVGVRLGSGEKLENILSSMNQVAEGVSTAGAVIALAQKYNVKLPVLTAVARIIDNELTPKKAVFELMSLPQVEEV